From one Thermatribacter velox genomic stretch:
- a CDS encoding ABC transporter ATP-binding protein: protein MHEVLLEVKGLRKFFHTSRGTVKAVNEVSFTVSEGETLGLVGESGSGKSTVAYMVMGMYRPTAGEIIFEGKNIAIPHQKRPLSIKKNLQIVFQDPGSSLNPRRSIGQILELPLRIHLSVPPQKREEKLEELLSMVELPVDYLKKYPRALGGGERQMVAIARALSTNPRLVVLDEPTSALDVSIQAKIINTLMRIQKERKLGYLFITHDLSLMRNIAHRVAIMYLGRIVELAPAREFFEKPLHPYTQMLIAAVPVVSEEEERFKPEKVVSRGEIPSPINLPSGCVFHPRCISAEERCRVEEPPMVAIDENHLVRCHLYR, encoded by the coding sequence ATGCATGAAGTCCTGCTTGAAGTTAAGGGTCTGAGGAAATTTTTCCACACTTCTCGGGGTACTGTTAAAGCGGTGAATGAAGTTAGTTTCACGGTGAGCGAAGGCGAGACCCTGGGCTTAGTTGGGGAATCAGGCTCTGGGAAAAGCACCGTTGCCTACATGGTGATGGGCATGTACCGACCCACAGCGGGAGAAATCATTTTTGAGGGAAAAAACATTGCTATTCCTCATCAGAAAAGGCCCCTTTCCATAAAGAAAAACCTGCAGATTGTTTTCCAGGATCCAGGCTCTTCTTTAAACCCCAGGCGCAGCATTGGCCAGATTCTGGAGTTGCCCTTGCGGATACACCTTTCTGTTCCACCGCAAAAGCGGGAAGAAAAACTGGAAGAGCTGCTCTCCATGGTGGAGCTTCCTGTTGATTACCTCAAAAAATATCCCCGGGCCCTGGGTGGAGGAGAGCGGCAGATGGTGGCCATTGCCCGGGCCTTGAGCACCAACCCCCGCTTGGTGGTCCTTGATGAGCCCACTTCGGCTCTGGATGTTTCCATTCAGGCCAAAATCATCAATACCCTGATGCGCATTCAGAAAGAGCGTAAGTTAGGGTATCTCTTTATCACCCATGATTTGAGCCTTATGCGCAACATCGCCCATCGAGTGGCTATTATGTATTTGGGGAGAATTGTAGAACTTGCTCCAGCCAGAGAGTTTTTTGAAAAGCCCCTGCATCCTTATACCCAGATGCTCATCGCTGCAGTGCCAGTGGTCTCTGAAGAGGAGGAACGCTTCAAGCCGGAGAAGGTGGTCTCCCGGGGAGAGATACCAAGTCCTATTAACCTTCCTTCGGGATGCGTTTTTCACCCGCGCTGTATCAGCGCAGAAGAGCGCTGCAGAGTTGAAGAGCCGCCCATGGTAGCGATTGACGAAAACCACCTGGTGCGCTGTCACCTTTACCGCTGA
- a CDS encoding methyl-accepting chemotaxis protein — MGQAFSGDALQLVKNELKRMLEGDLTTPVSVDAFGSSCQEVGTLLEKTRKILLRFEEELEATSAQVSSVAEEIDAASAQTERLWASYTDLEKATSFLNNTVNELTQIIQKSHQELERLSSFTQSLESIAREVEAMAQTTRTHLEAVDHTLGEVDRVLHHISDIADRTRLVAINASIEAARAGTQGQAFAAVARAVKDLAEQSSQVTKEASQVMESFKSEVFQALSELASRQKDSSTTVQSIFVEVKRGFHSQSENMNQVRNRTKAMQEEFERYFNSLQTHLEQWEETAPKLRNAMTLLSRVSEAIKASLETISIRKEKLFSPAEKKEFQDLVAELQELTLSKEIQSLSTEAHQKALQSFIDQHPLLEAIYTARDDGTFIASIPPAGLANARVRPWWQEAMKGEIYFSPIYVSAITRQFCITISLPIPTSSGKPQGVLGVDIKVNQETESF; from the coding sequence ATGGGTCAGGCCTTCTCGGGGGATGCGCTCCAGCTGGTAAAAAACGAGCTGAAAAGAATGCTTGAAGGAGACTTAACAACGCCGGTTTCGGTGGACGCATTTGGCAGTTCCTGCCAGGAAGTAGGCACACTCCTTGAAAAAACACGGAAAATTCTCCTGCGTTTTGAAGAGGAGCTTGAAGCCACTTCCGCCCAGGTGAGCTCGGTAGCCGAAGAAATCGATGCTGCTTCAGCACAAACCGAAAGACTCTGGGCAAGTTATACAGACCTTGAAAAAGCTACTTCCTTCCTTAACAATACTGTCAACGAACTCACCCAGATCATCCAGAAAAGTCATCAAGAATTGGAACGATTAAGCAGTTTCACCCAGTCCCTGGAAAGCATTGCTCGGGAAGTGGAAGCGATGGCCCAAACGACACGCACCCATCTTGAAGCCGTTGACCACACACTTGGGGAAGTGGACCGGGTTCTCCACCACATAAGTGACATTGCTGACCGAACCCGTCTCGTAGCCATCAATGCCTCAATCGAAGCAGCCAGAGCTGGAACCCAGGGTCAGGCCTTCGCCGCTGTAGCCAGAGCCGTTAAAGATCTTGCCGAACAGAGTTCTCAGGTTACAAAAGAAGCATCCCAAGTAATGGAAAGTTTCAAGAGCGAGGTTTTTCAAGCCCTTTCAGAGCTTGCCAGCCGGCAGAAAGATTCCTCAACCACCGTACAAAGTATTTTTGTAGAAGTCAAAAGAGGATTCCACTCTCAAAGCGAAAACATGAACCAGGTCAGAAACAGAACGAAAGCTATGCAGGAAGAATTTGAACGCTACTTCAATAGCCTGCAAACCCATCTCGAACAATGGGAGGAGACTGCCCCAAAACTCCGCAATGCTATGACGCTGCTTAGCAGAGTAAGTGAAGCAATAAAGGCTTCCCTGGAAACGATATCCATTCGCAAGGAGAAGCTCTTCTCTCCTGCAGAAAAAAAAGAATTTCAGGACCTTGTTGCAGAACTCCAAGAACTCACCCTGTCCAAGGAAATACAGAGCCTCTCAACCGAGGCTCATCAAAAAGCCCTCCAGTCTTTCATAGATCAGCACCCTCTCCTGGAAGCCATATACACTGCCCGCGATGATGGGACCTTCATTGCAAGCATCCCTCCAGCAGGACTGGCCAACGCCCGGGTGCGTCCCTGGTGGCAAGAAGCCATGAAAGGCGAGATATACTTTTCCCCAATTTATGTTTCCGCCATAACCCGACAATTTTGCATCACCATATCACTGCCCATCCCTACTTCATCTGGAAAGCCTCAGGGAGTGCTTGGAGTAGACATAAAAGTTAACCAGGAAACAGAAAGCTTTTAA
- a CDS encoding lysine exporter LysO family protein: MTWKIALAFSLGVAAGYFRALPGIFVEKAELLLTLALVFLVFGIGVEIAGNRSALSLIKKMGWRSLLLPALSMGGTVAFSALAGIFLNMSPLVSAAVGCGFGWYSLSGILLTPVFGASVGVIAFLSNIFREILTFLGGEVVYQRLGGWPAVAMGGATSMDTTLPLLSSISKGRLDALAMMSGVIHSLAVPVLVPFFANLVR, encoded by the coding sequence ATGACCTGGAAAATAGCCCTCGCTTTTTCCTTAGGCGTTGCAGCGGGTTATTTTAGAGCTTTACCAGGAATATTTGTGGAAAAGGCTGAACTCCTGCTCACTCTGGCCCTGGTATTTCTGGTGTTTGGGATTGGAGTGGAAATAGCCGGTAATCGTTCGGCGTTATCACTTATCAAAAAGATGGGCTGGCGCAGCCTACTTCTTCCTGCCCTGAGTATGGGGGGAACCGTGGCCTTCAGTGCCTTAGCCGGGATTTTTTTAAACATGTCACCACTTGTAAGCGCAGCCGTGGGATGTGGTTTCGGCTGGTATTCGCTTTCTGGAATTTTGCTCACTCCCGTCTTTGGAGCTTCGGTAGGGGTAATCGCTTTCTTGAGTAACATTTTTCGGGAAATTCTCACCTTCCTGGGGGGAGAGGTGGTCTACCAGCGCTTAGGAGGCTGGCCAGCAGTGGCCATGGGTGGTGCCACCTCTATGGACACCACTTTGCCGCTTCTCTCCAGCATAAGCAAGGGCCGCTTAGATGCTCTGGCCATGATGAGCGGAGTCATTCACTCCTTAGCAGTCCCGGTTCTGGTGCCCTTTTTTGCCAATCTCGTTCGGTGA
- a CDS encoding LysO family transporter gives MLPIIAALIAGIAFSFSGKPAQAYLAFSSKAQGWGVLVLVFLIGFLVGSNPQAMQNFAQIGWRALLISSFSVAGSILFAYFGEKYLTVEKP, from the coding sequence TTGCTTCCAATTATTGCAGCCCTTATAGCTGGCATTGCTTTTTCTTTCTCTGGAAAACCTGCCCAGGCTTACCTTGCTTTCTCAAGCAAGGCCCAGGGTTGGGGAGTTCTGGTTCTGGTTTTTCTCATCGGCTTTTTAGTGGGAAGTAACCCCCAGGCTATGCAGAACTTTGCACAAATCGGCTGGAGAGCTCTGCTCATCAGCAGTTTCTCCGTGGCTGGAAGCATCCTTTTTGCTTACTTTGGCGAAAAATACTTAACCGTGGAAAAACCATGA
- a CDS encoding DUF488 family protein → MKEGWRKVKEVVAFDKVLVVYTIGHSNHSLERFLELLKRHDIQLVVDVRSHPYSRYVPHFNRETLQKALKTQGIQYLFRGNLLGGRPKEQEFYNQKGEVLYERLAKAPFFEKGLAEVLQLASSAKLALMCSEENPHSCHRFLLIGKELLKRGAKVFNILGDGSLEEGKSEQSNKANNALPESTY, encoded by the coding sequence GTGAAGGAAGGATGGAGAAAGGTAAAGGAGGTGGTTGCATTCGACAAAGTACTTGTCGTTTACACCATAGGACATTCCAATCATTCACTTGAGCGCTTCCTGGAGCTTTTGAAGCGACACGACATTCAGTTAGTGGTCGATGTTCGTTCTCATCCTTACTCCCGGTATGTTCCGCATTTTAACCGGGAAACCCTCCAAAAAGCACTTAAAACACAGGGTATTCAATACCTTTTCCGGGGCAATCTCCTTGGTGGGCGTCCCAAAGAACAAGAGTTTTACAATCAAAAGGGGGAAGTGCTTTATGAACGCTTGGCAAAGGCACCTTTCTTCGAAAAGGGTTTGGCTGAAGTGCTTCAGCTTGCATCCTCAGCAAAACTTGCCCTCATGTGCAGTGAAGAAAATCCCCACTCCTGCCACCGCTTTCTTTTGATAGGAAAGGAGTTACTCAAAAGAGGAGCAAAGGTATTCAACATCCTTGGAGATGGAAGCCTTGAAGAAGGTAAAAGTGAGCAGTCAAATAAAGCCAATAACGCTCTGCCGGAAAGCACGTATTGA
- a CDS encoding DUF4097 domain-containing protein, producing MTRKWLARIFLIALFSLLCAAMAWACEEPIIKSFLVKEGVAVSVSSIRGKVAIEGHRESVVNMVATKYVKGLPEEKARELLSQVEVKTEVEENAIRIATEPLDALSNSLLSLYPPRVNYLLAIPQSSRVDVQTISGAIKVKNIGNEVEAKTVSGETLVQGLAGKVKLESISGKITVERLLGNLEVRTVSGRVEVAIPPSEDPLEINISSVSGDVLILVHEREGFELSVETVCGQFLSEIPLRIREGNSPGWQTLQGRTIVEPRKKIVVKTTSGNISIKKL from the coding sequence ATGACCCGGAAGTGGCTTGCAAGAATTTTTTTGATAGCCCTTTTCTCTTTACTTTGCGCTGCAATGGCCTGGGCTTGCGAAGAGCCAATCATAAAGAGTTTTCTGGTAAAAGAAGGAGTTGCCGTGTCTGTATCCAGTATCCGGGGTAAAGTGGCTATAGAAGGACACCGGGAAAGCGTGGTCAACATGGTAGCCACCAAATATGTAAAGGGACTTCCCGAAGAAAAAGCCCGGGAATTGCTATCGCAGGTTGAGGTGAAAACCGAGGTGGAAGAAAACGCAATCCGGATTGCCACCGAGCCCCTGGATGCGCTCTCGAATTCTCTCCTTTCCCTCTACCCACCCCGTGTGAATTATCTTCTGGCCATCCCTCAAAGCTCCAGAGTGGACGTCCAAACCATAAGCGGAGCAATAAAAGTCAAAAACATTGGAAACGAAGTGGAAGCAAAAACGGTAAGCGGAGAAACCCTGGTGCAGGGCTTGGCTGGAAAGGTCAAACTGGAAAGCATAAGTGGAAAAATTACCGTGGAAAGGTTATTGGGAAATCTCGAGGTGCGCACAGTAAGCGGCAGGGTTGAAGTTGCTATCCCCCCGAGTGAAGACCCGCTCGAAATCAACATCTCTTCAGTAAGCGGGGATGTTCTCATCCTGGTTCATGAAAGAGAAGGTTTTGAACTTTCGGTTGAGACCGTATGCGGGCAGTTTCTTTCGGAAATACCATTGAGGATTCGGGAAGGAAATTCTCCGGGATGGCAAACCTTACAGGGTCGCACCATTGTTGAACCCCGAAAAAAGATAGTGGTGAAAACCACATCGGGAAACATATCGATTAAAAAGCTCTAA
- a CDS encoding nucleotidyltransferase domain-containing protein, with protein MNEKNLLKKTIHEVMKASDFKISRIILFGSRARGNAKPTSDWGVMIIIKDEIPAKAKMYYSKKIREKTRSTWNRWRYNF; from the coding sequence ATGAACGAAAAAAACCTGTTAAAAAAGACAATTCATGAAGTAATGAAGGCAAGCGATTTTAAAATTTCGCGCATCATCCTATTTGGCTCTCGAGCCAGGGGCAATGCTAAACCAACCAGCGACTGGGGCGTAATGATAATCATCAAAGACGAAATACCCGCAAAAGCAAAAATGTATTATTCAAAAAAGATAAGGGAAAAAACTCGCTCGACTTGGAATAGATGGCGATATAATTTTTAA
- a CDS encoding TIGR02556 family CRISPR-associated protein: MLEGIRQVGKAYRESTSRGFIFSLVNRPPEDRDGSKKHLLAMDFRIAEGCIELSFPELSDRVCEEYLWVGNCKGSIPQDRLTTDQLRYLFFDALPNLNSKLEDGELKETIAEVVGKFFTEAGVGSGKVRFLDIRKVRDFPSTIELPQAEDVKKFQREYIKLFFKLLKEHYNFSDKDFGLFSLLIEGKKPSELEEYVTYLERSMVEEQFKGSFRGTCYVCGREDQLTFDTTRLPDKFYITKLIIFSSDLAGKSKDAGFAKNFALCRECYKDLISGMRYLRNYLSASLARNTLYIIPGLFSNPVEKTLTTSWMDLSRRLVVSTFTPEGFLKFREEVEQELKDYQEFAKLIDYGYVDLLFYRSEQSSFKIKRLIREVPLRRVQEIREALEETRKLGAELLGESKDWLLSLNGMYYLLPVRSGAEVEHRKILDVYEHLFLGYPLDRNLLMHFFLTLAQVYYFGRPDYNVNPGNNSEWGLVRSILQTQLLLKFFEKLSLLKGGGKTVEANLEVLGEDIAQYVRRMGYSEEETALFLLGYLIGEIGARQLRGSDSAKKPILNKINFNGMSAKRILALSNEVFEKLDQYQIRKYNEKTFAVMKSLLDAHIKNWKLSEAENVYYILSGYAFCTYQMVTRNKRGEEEEEQ; encoded by the coding sequence GTGCTGGAAGGAATAAGGCAAGTAGGAAAAGCTTACCGGGAAAGCACTTCCAGGGGTTTTATTTTCAGCCTGGTTAACCGGCCACCGGAGGACCGGGATGGAAGCAAGAAACACCTTCTTGCAATGGATTTCCGCATTGCTGAGGGCTGCATCGAGCTTTCCTTTCCCGAACTCAGCGATAGAGTGTGTGAAGAGTATTTGTGGGTTGGAAACTGCAAGGGGAGCATTCCCCAGGATAGGCTAACCACGGACCAACTCCGCTATCTTTTCTTTGATGCCTTACCCAACCTGAACTCAAAGCTCGAGGATGGAGAGCTCAAAGAGACTATTGCTGAGGTGGTGGGAAAGTTTTTTACTGAAGCAGGAGTAGGGAGTGGTAAAGTTCGCTTTCTGGACATTCGGAAAGTGCGGGATTTTCCTTCTACAATTGAATTGCCCCAGGCAGAGGATGTTAAAAAATTCCAGAGAGAGTACATAAAGCTTTTTTTCAAGCTTCTGAAAGAGCATTACAATTTTTCGGATAAGGATTTCGGCCTTTTTTCACTGCTTATTGAGGGGAAGAAACCCTCAGAACTTGAAGAGTATGTAACCTATCTTGAGCGCTCAATGGTAGAAGAGCAATTCAAGGGCTCTTTTAGAGGCACTTGTTATGTTTGCGGCAGGGAGGACCAGCTTACCTTCGACACCACGCGCCTTCCAGATAAATTTTATATCACCAAGCTAATTATTTTTTCCTCAGATTTGGCTGGCAAGAGCAAAGACGCTGGTTTTGCTAAAAATTTTGCCCTGTGTCGGGAATGTTACAAGGACCTCATCTCCGGCATGCGCTACCTGCGAAATTATTTGAGCGCCAGTTTGGCTCGGAATACCCTGTACATCATTCCGGGTCTTTTTTCCAATCCGGTGGAAAAAACTCTTACCACAAGCTGGATGGATTTATCCAGGCGATTGGTGGTTTCCACTTTCACTCCAGAGGGTTTCCTGAAATTCAGAGAGGAAGTAGAGCAAGAACTTAAAGATTACCAGGAGTTTGCAAAGCTTATTGACTATGGCTACGTGGACCTCCTTTTTTATCGCAGCGAACAGAGTTCCTTCAAAATCAAGCGCTTGATCCGGGAAGTACCCCTGCGCAGAGTGCAGGAAATCAGAGAGGCACTTGAGGAGACCCGGAAGCTTGGTGCGGAGCTTCTGGGAGAGAGCAAAGACTGGTTGTTATCTCTTAACGGGATGTACTATCTTCTTCCGGTGCGCTCCGGGGCGGAAGTGGAGCACCGCAAAATTCTGGATGTATATGAGCACCTTTTCTTAGGTTATCCCCTGGACCGTAACCTGTTGATGCACTTTTTCCTCACTTTAGCTCAGGTCTACTACTTTGGTAGGCCAGACTACAACGTAAATCCTGGCAACAACTCTGAATGGGGCTTGGTTCGCTCCATCCTGCAAACGCAGCTTTTGCTTAAGTTTTTTGAAAAATTATCTTTGCTAAAAGGGGGTGGAAAAACAGTGGAAGCTAATCTTGAAGTGTTGGGTGAAGACATAGCACAGTACGTAAGGAGGATGGGGTATTCGGAGGAGGAGACTGCTCTTTTCCTTCTCGGGTATCTCATCGGAGAAATTGGTGCCAGGCAGTTAAGGGGTAGTGATTCGGCCAAAAAGCCCATCCTGAATAAGATTAATTTTAACGGGATGAGTGCCAAAAGAATACTTGCTCTTTCCAACGAGGTTTTTGAAAAGCTGGACCAGTATCAGATTCGTAAGTACAACGAGAAAACTTTTGCAGTCATGAAGAGTTTGTTGGATGCCCACATTAAAAACTGGAAGCTTTCAGAGGCCGAAAATGTTTACTATATCCTTTCCGGGTATGCCTTCTGCACTTACCAGATGGTGACCCGGAACAAAAGAGGGGAAGAGGAGGAGGAACAATGA
- the cas7b gene encoding type I-B CRISPR-associated protein Cas7/Csh2 has protein sequence MNTYGRNSEILFLYDAKMTNPNGDPDDENKPRMDYEKEVNLVSDVRLKRYIRDYLGSKGYEIFVTKVDGETVDATERLQILLGRDKLKSLSPEDVEQILDRLIDVRLFGATMPIKAQDEGGRGASSTFTGPVQFNWGYSLNKVELVRSNSITSMFAGRSGEGKGEYGTFGKDWRLYYSLIAFYGIVSGYRAQYTRLSEEDVRLLDDALWNAIPLMASTRSKIGQKPRLLMRVEYRDSYTFLGDPRGKISIEPAEGLRDVYDFEVDISLLVDFLAQNKDKIARILVLEDPDLRIKQGSLQGELQKALGGAVQVVSSL, from the coding sequence ATGAACACCTATGGACGAAATTCGGAAATTCTTTTTCTCTATGATGCCAAAATGACCAACCCCAACGGGGACCCCGATGATGAGAACAAGCCTCGCATGGATTATGAAAAAGAGGTAAACCTGGTCAGTGATGTACGCCTGAAACGCTACATTCGAGATTATCTGGGAAGCAAGGGTTATGAGATTTTTGTTACCAAGGTGGACGGAGAAACGGTGGACGCCACAGAGCGCCTACAAATACTCCTTGGTAGGGATAAGCTGAAGTCTCTTTCTCCAGAGGATGTGGAGCAAATACTCGACCGACTCATTGATGTACGTCTTTTTGGAGCCACCATGCCCATCAAGGCTCAGGATGAAGGCGGGCGAGGAGCCAGCTCGACTTTCACTGGCCCGGTGCAGTTTAATTGGGGATATTCGCTCAATAAAGTGGAGTTGGTGCGCTCAAACTCCATCACTTCCATGTTTGCAGGACGAAGCGGTGAAGGAAAGGGTGAGTACGGTACTTTTGGCAAGGACTGGAGGCTTTACTATTCTCTGATTGCCTTTTACGGGATAGTGAGCGGTTACCGGGCGCAGTACACCCGCTTGAGCGAAGAGGACGTGCGGCTCCTTGACGATGCGCTATGGAATGCCATTCCACTTATGGCCTCGACCAGAAGCAAAATTGGCCAAAAACCGCGCCTTCTTATGCGAGTAGAGTATCGGGATTCATACACTTTTCTGGGGGACCCAAGAGGGAAAATCAGTATTGAGCCTGCAGAGGGCTTGCGGGATGTTTACGATTTTGAAGTTGATATTTCTCTTCTGGTTGATTTTCTGGCTCAGAATAAAGACAAAATAGCCCGCATCCTGGTTCTTGAAGACCCTGATTTGCGCATTAAGCAAGGTTCGCTACAGGGAGAGTTGCAAAAAGCTCTGGGTGGTGCTGTTCAGGTCGTTTCCTCACTTTAG
- the cas5 gene encoding CRISPR-associated protein Cas5 yields the protein MEVLVFDILGKMAHFRQYYTNSSSLSYFFPPRTTIFGMVAGILGLPRDSYYELFSQDKARVALSIRSPLRKKIQTVNYVWAEKPAQFNLSAGQHTQIPLEFVLPYDYRELVVYRLFLWHGDEQLFSRLKEMVSKERVCFPLYLGISECLAHLSFVGLGEAEKEEFDGEVEVSSVVGTEYLRRNECFIGFREGAFYVKELMPFSFDAERRLNQPPREFVGEVKTGTIQLRGRGTVYRVKISGFKERIIFMED from the coding sequence ATGGAAGTCTTGGTATTTGACATCCTTGGGAAAATGGCTCACTTCAGACAGTACTATACCAACTCTTCATCCCTTTCCTACTTTTTTCCTCCCCGCACCACGATTTTTGGAATGGTAGCGGGGATACTGGGTTTGCCTCGGGATTCTTACTATGAGCTTTTTTCCCAAGACAAAGCCCGTGTGGCGCTTTCCATCCGCTCGCCGCTCAGAAAGAAAATACAAACCGTCAACTATGTGTGGGCGGAAAAGCCTGCTCAATTCAACCTGAGTGCCGGGCAGCACACCCAAATACCTCTTGAATTCGTTCTACCCTATGATTACCGGGAACTTGTTGTGTACCGTCTCTTTCTCTGGCATGGTGATGAGCAGCTTTTTTCCCGGTTGAAGGAGATGGTCAGCAAGGAGCGGGTTTGTTTTCCGCTTTACTTGGGCATTTCGGAGTGTTTAGCTCACCTTTCTTTCGTGGGTTTGGGCGAGGCTGAGAAAGAGGAATTTGACGGTGAAGTCGAGGTAAGTTCGGTAGTGGGAACGGAGTATTTGAGAAGAAATGAGTGCTTTATTGGATTTCGGGAAGGAGCTTTTTATGTCAAGGAACTCATGCCCTTTTCTTTCGACGCAGAAAGACGGCTCAATCAGCCACCGCGGGAGTTTGTGGGTGAGGTGAAAACAGGAACTATCCAGCTTCGAGGTCGGGGAACGGTATATCGGGTAAAAATTTCCGGTTTCAAGGAGCGGATTATTTTTATGGAGGACTAA